From Etheostoma spectabile isolate EspeVRDwgs_2016 chromosome 8, UIUC_Espe_1.0, whole genome shotgun sequence, a single genomic window includes:
- the LOC116693375 gene encoding anillin-like isoform X2, with the protein MEAGEENGGNVNLKRQRAPLSDSEDNVLSQPEVKDGQKRRRLEAAGQENLSPKPCSFVRLAEVETKPDTPMVPSVRSRVHQLTQRREGGAPLVQRCLSDPGAGIPSAIHEKDFRKYCLGEGEFNQRLERFKVPVYQAGPPPSPSSADPSPRTRSNFVCAIQQKLHGTPASSSKQASRMRQEREQELSQLQIHPISENAWLKRSNSDPSLSQRWTPPGPSTNSSWVPRSRGRVHWPPMQPWDQIDDDAEMKDGSFIEAPTSCAKKQSSDGKGERAPSDSEASLESKISEGQQHMQCKKQNAYRGDAIRGDKEYNASVANEEKQLGSQRPHTQTVLKLSFSEDQTFSRAPFGDEQSLLESTHESNMKDTVKVSTVVEQEKFEVFSFEEIDGSINSEEGIEPSTDEELRSWRYPQDKVCNEENVSVKEEKRECELSRVEKETRVSVSDHSEPLDTQEGECELGDASAEIAGSSEMQEDKKPRPDADGSESCLDASVKHQSNLNTKSCEGFTAMKLNQKDTREYTHRKDMRQQSTEGGESSKKVTFVLVPELINDSTLSEASTSMESRTEISMSDAELSSHDETNTADMIDQMFEEVLDYAGRMEEKRVNEDTEDHDSGIGVFSGDKEKLDTESEKEKSEEDRESKAKECDESKQLESNGDELLTFPSSGILSPLSRSVEAVVTPLRLAASQESNPPSLVLTPEETNTPLAESAPLYSIDAYRTQRQKKLPTIQSVTPGVQRQAPEKSQPQPFVNTKKKIAALNEEAGKLQSVISQTLQALSCCTDEEHGRGSLEEAEAEKLLLVSSEKRSALLAEVVRLREERNSEDAAEEDKEDVSQQACRGTVAITNIQLPLKVEFVCSSHNRTGRPSHYFFVLIRYGPCNIVATPLATAADAQNGDTISFPTSVTLKDIRSHFEIDVEVYSLSHTSATNCSMDRTTTKSRVTPRKLLNTISRASNSQTSGALPALNTRRSSNFCLVGSHKITLASLGHSKFPLDKVPFLSPLEGNIYLQLDSEGHSNVQHQGFLTMFEMISGYGVWHRRYFVLVGCQMDYWNHPNDKETKEAEGSISLSSSPFQSVRPVKRDSCARPFTFELVSNIEQQQDSSQDALARCWFSADTKLEGLDWMEKLSQALLDFHTWNRTSATKTASQQSNTSIGATLRESIL; encoded by the exons ATGGAAGCTGGCGAGGAAAACGGTGGCAACGTCAACTTGAAAAGACAGAGAGCACCTCTGTCTGATTCTGAAGACAATGTCCTCTCACAACCAG AGGTGAAGGATGGCCAGAAGCGACGGCGTCTGGAGGCCGCTGGTCAGGAGAATCTGAGTCCTAAACCATGCTCCTTTGTACGCCTAGCTGAGGTAGAGACAAAGCCAGACACACCGATGGTTCCTTCAGTCCGGTCCCGAGTCCACCAACTTACCCAGAGACGAGAGG GGGGAGCTCCTCTGGTCCAGCGGTGCCTGTCGGACCCTGGAGCTGGCATTCCATCAGCCATCCATGAAAAGGACTTCAGAAAGTATTGCCTTG GGGAGGGAGAGTTTAATCAACGACTGGAGCGTTTCAAAGTGCCAGTCTATCAGGCTGGCCCACCCCCATCACCGAGCTCTGCCGACCCCTCGCCACGGACCCGCTCCAACTTTGTGTGTGCCATTCAGCAGAAACTCCACGGCACCCCAGCATCTAGCTCCAAGCAAGCTTCTCGCATGCGCCAG GAACGGGAACAGGAGTTGAGCCAGTTGCAAATCCATCCAATCAGTGAGAATGCCTGGCTGAAAAGGAGCAACTCGGATCCCTCGTTATCTCAG AGATGGACCCCTCCTGGCCCCTCAACTAACTCCTCCTGGGTTCCTAGATCTAGAGGGAGAGTTCATTGGCCTCCTATGCAGCCCTGGGAT CAGATAGATGATGATGCTGAGATGAAAGATGGCAGCTTCATTGAAGCTCCTACATCATGTGCAAAGAAGCAATCTTCAGATGGGAAAG GTGAAAGGGCCCCCAGTGACAGTGAAGCATCTCTAGAGAGTAAAATCTCTGAGGGGCAGCAGCACATGCAATGCAAGAAGCAAAATGCTTATCGAGGGGATGCCATCAGAGGGGATAAAGAGTACAACGCTTCAGTTGCAAATGAAGAGAAGCAGCTAGGGAGCCAACGACCACACACCCAGACTGTATTGAAATTGTCTTTTAGCGAGGATCAGACTTTCTCCAGAGCACCTTTTGGAGATGAGCAAAGCTTGCTAGAATCAACTCATGAGTCAAACATGAAGGACACAGTTAAGGTTTCCACAGTAGTTGAACAGGAAAAGTTTGAGGTGTTTTCATTTGAAGAAATTGACGGTTCTATAAACAGTGAAGAGGGAATTGAGCCCTCAACAGATGAGGAGTTAAGGTCGTGGAGATATCCTCAAGACAAGGTGTGCAATGAGGAAAATGTGTCTGTtaaagaggagaaaagggaaTGTGAATTATCAAGAGTGGAAAAGGAGACTAGAGTCAGTGTTTCAGATCATAGTGAACCATTGGACACCCAGGAGGGTGAATGTGAATTGGGCGATGCTTCTGCTGAGATTGCTGGCTCCTCTGAAATGCAAGAAGATAAGAAACCTAGACCTGACGCGGATGGGTCCGAAAGTTGTTTAGATGCCTCTGTGAAACACCAATCTAATTTGAACACAAAGTCCTGTGAAGGATTTACTGCAATGAAACTAAACCAGAAAGACACAAGAGAATATACCCATAGGAAGGATATGAGGCAACAGTCAA CAGAGGGTGGAGAAAGCTCAAAGAAAGTCACTTTTGTCCTGGTGCCTGAGCTAATCAATGACTCAACCCTGTCTGAGGCCAGTACCTCCATGGAGTCCAGGACAGAGATAAGTATGTCAG ATGCTGAGCTGAGCTCTCACGATGAGACCAACACCGCTGATATGATTGACCAGATGTTCGAGGAGGTGCTGGACTATGCTGGAAGGATGGAGGAGAAGAGGGTGAATGAAGACACTGAGGACCACGACAGTGGCATTGGCGTTTTCTCTGGAGACAAAGAGAAGCTGGACACTGAGTCCGAGAAGGAGAAAAGTGAAGAAGACAGGGAGTCAAAAGCAAAAGAGTGTGACGAGAGCAAGCAGCTTGAAAGCAACGGTGATGAGCTGCTGACTTTTCCTAGCAGCGgcatcctctctcctctcagcAGGTCTGTAGAGGCTGTGGTCACCCCTCTG CGACTGGCAGCGAGCCAGGAATCTAATCCTCCCTCTTTGGTCTTGACTCCAGAAGAGACTAACACCCCTCTTGCTGAATCTGCTCCTCTATACAG TATCGATGCTTACcgcacacaaagacaaaaaaagctgCCCACCATTCAGAGTGTCACTCCAGGGGTTCAGAGACAAGCTCCAGAGAAGTCCCAACCTCAACCCTTTGTCAACACCAAGAAGAAAATTGCG GCTCTGAATGAAGAAGCAGGGAAGCTGCAGTCTGTGATCAGCCAAACCCTGCAGGCTCTGAGCTGCTGTACTGATGAGGAGCATGGACGTGGCTCGCTGGAGGAGGCTGAAGCTGAGAAACTGCTGTTGGTCTCCA GTGAGAAACGCTCTGCCCTTCTGGCCGAGGTGGTCAGactgagggaggagaggaacTCAGAAGATGCAGCAGAAGAGGACAAGGAGGATGTTTCCCAGCAGGCCTGCAGAGGGACTGTCGCCATCACAAACATTCAGCTGCCTCTTAAGGTGGAATTTGTGTGCTCCTCACACAACCGCACAG gTCGGCCGAGTCACTACTTTTTTGTGCTGATCCGCTACGGGCCCTGCAACATTGTGGCCACCCCGCTGGCCACGGCTGCTGATGCTCAGAATGGAGACACCATCTCCTTCCCTACCTCTGTCACTCT GAAGGATATCCGCTCACACTTTGAGATTGATGTGGAAGTCTACAGTCTG TCCCACACTTCAGCTACTAACTGCAGCATGGACCGGACCACCACCAAGTCTCGG GTCACACCAAGAAAGCTTCTGAACACTATCTCA agAGCCAGTAACAGTCAAACAT CTGGTGCTCTTCCTGCTCTCAACACTCGTCGCTCCAGCAACTTTTGTCTGGTGGGCTCTCATAAGATCACCTTAGCCTCACTGGGACACAGCAAGTTCCCTCTGGATAAG GTGCCTTTTCTCTCACCTCTAGAGGGCAACATCTACCTGCAACTGGACAGCGAAGGCCACTCTAATGTACAGCACCAAGGCTTCCTG ACGATGTTTGAGATGATCAGTGGATACGGTGTGTGGCATCGCAGATATTTTGTTCTGGTTGGATGCCAAATGGACTACTGGAACCACCCCAATGACAAAGAAACTAAG GAAGCAGAGGGCAGCATTTCTCTGTCCAGCTCCCCCTTTCAGAGTGTGAGGCCTGTGAAGAGGGACTCATGTGCTCGACCTTTCACCTTTGAGCTGGTGAGCAACATCGAACAGCAGCAGGACTCCAGCCAGGACGCCTTGGCCAG gtgttGGTTTTCAGCTGACACCAAACTGGAGGGATTGGACTGGATGGAGAAACTCAGTCAAGCTCTTTTGGACTTTCACACATGGAACCGAACATCAGCAACCAAAACAGCGAGTCAGCAGTCCAACACGTCCATCGGTGCGACCCTGAGGGAGAGCATACTGTAA
- the LOC116693375 gene encoding anillin-like isoform X1 has protein sequence MEAGEENGGNVNLKRQRAPLSDSEDNVLSQPEVKDGQKRRRLEAAGQENLSPKPCSFVRLAEVETKPDTPMVPSVRSRVHQLTQRREGGAPLVQRCLSDPGAGIPSAIHEKDFRKYCLGEGEFNQRLERFKVPVYQAGPPPSPSSADPSPRTRSNFVCAIQQKLHGTPASSSKQASRMRQEREQELSQLQIHPISENAWLKRSNSDPSLSQRWTPPGPSTNSSWVPRSRGRVHWPPMQPWDQIDDDAEMKDGSFIEAPTSCAKKQSSDGKGERAPSDSEASLESKISEGQQHMQCKKQNAYRGDAIRGDKEYNASVANEEKQLGSQRPHTQTVLKLSFSEDQTFSRAPFGDEQSLLESTHESNMKDTVKVSTVVEQEKFEVFSFEEIDGSINSEEGIEPSTDEELRSWRYPQDKVCNEENVSVKEEKRECELSRVEKETRVSVSDHSEPLDTQEGECELGDASAEIAGSSEMQEDKKPRPDADGSESCLDASVKHQSNLNTKSCEGFTAMKLNQKDTREYTHRKDMRQQSTEGGESSKKVTFVLVPELINDSTLSEASTSMESRTEISMSDAELSSHDETNTADMIDQMFEEVLDYAGRMEEKRVNEDTEDHDSGIGVFSGDKEKLDTESEKEKSEEDRESKAKECDESKQLESNGDELLTFPSSGILSPLSRSVEAVVTPLRLAASQESNPPSLVLTPEETNTPLAESAPLYSIDAYRTQRQKKLPTIQSVTPGVQRQAPEKSQPQPFVNTKKKIAALNEEAGKLQSVISQTLQALSCCTDEEHGRGSLEEAEAEKLLLVSSEKRSALLAEVVRLREERNSEDAAEEDKEDVSQQACRGTVAITNIQLPLKVEFVCSSHNRTGRPSHYFFVLIRYGPCNIVATPLATAADAQNGDTISFPTSVTLKDIRSHFEIDVEVYSLSHTSATNCSMDRTTTKSRVTPRKLLNTISRASNSQTSGALPALNTRRSSNFCLVGSHKITLASLGHSKFPLDKMKLEGKIRKLLGDEFQEKVPFLSPLEGNIYLQLDSEGHSNVQHQGFLTMFEMISGYGVWHRRYFVLVGCQMDYWNHPNDKETKEAEGSISLSSSPFQSVRPVKRDSCARPFTFELVSNIEQQQDSSQDALARFSADTKLEGLDWMEKLSQALLDFHTWNRTSATKTASQQSNTSIGATLRESIL, from the exons ATGGAAGCTGGCGAGGAAAACGGTGGCAACGTCAACTTGAAAAGACAGAGAGCACCTCTGTCTGATTCTGAAGACAATGTCCTCTCACAACCAG AGGTGAAGGATGGCCAGAAGCGACGGCGTCTGGAGGCCGCTGGTCAGGAGAATCTGAGTCCTAAACCATGCTCCTTTGTACGCCTAGCTGAGGTAGAGACAAAGCCAGACACACCGATGGTTCCTTCAGTCCGGTCCCGAGTCCACCAACTTACCCAGAGACGAGAGG GGGGAGCTCCTCTGGTCCAGCGGTGCCTGTCGGACCCTGGAGCTGGCATTCCATCAGCCATCCATGAAAAGGACTTCAGAAAGTATTGCCTTG GGGAGGGAGAGTTTAATCAACGACTGGAGCGTTTCAAAGTGCCAGTCTATCAGGCTGGCCCACCCCCATCACCGAGCTCTGCCGACCCCTCGCCACGGACCCGCTCCAACTTTGTGTGTGCCATTCAGCAGAAACTCCACGGCACCCCAGCATCTAGCTCCAAGCAAGCTTCTCGCATGCGCCAG GAACGGGAACAGGAGTTGAGCCAGTTGCAAATCCATCCAATCAGTGAGAATGCCTGGCTGAAAAGGAGCAACTCGGATCCCTCGTTATCTCAG AGATGGACCCCTCCTGGCCCCTCAACTAACTCCTCCTGGGTTCCTAGATCTAGAGGGAGAGTTCATTGGCCTCCTATGCAGCCCTGGGAT CAGATAGATGATGATGCTGAGATGAAAGATGGCAGCTTCATTGAAGCTCCTACATCATGTGCAAAGAAGCAATCTTCAGATGGGAAAG GTGAAAGGGCCCCCAGTGACAGTGAAGCATCTCTAGAGAGTAAAATCTCTGAGGGGCAGCAGCACATGCAATGCAAGAAGCAAAATGCTTATCGAGGGGATGCCATCAGAGGGGATAAAGAGTACAACGCTTCAGTTGCAAATGAAGAGAAGCAGCTAGGGAGCCAACGACCACACACCCAGACTGTATTGAAATTGTCTTTTAGCGAGGATCAGACTTTCTCCAGAGCACCTTTTGGAGATGAGCAAAGCTTGCTAGAATCAACTCATGAGTCAAACATGAAGGACACAGTTAAGGTTTCCACAGTAGTTGAACAGGAAAAGTTTGAGGTGTTTTCATTTGAAGAAATTGACGGTTCTATAAACAGTGAAGAGGGAATTGAGCCCTCAACAGATGAGGAGTTAAGGTCGTGGAGATATCCTCAAGACAAGGTGTGCAATGAGGAAAATGTGTCTGTtaaagaggagaaaagggaaTGTGAATTATCAAGAGTGGAAAAGGAGACTAGAGTCAGTGTTTCAGATCATAGTGAACCATTGGACACCCAGGAGGGTGAATGTGAATTGGGCGATGCTTCTGCTGAGATTGCTGGCTCCTCTGAAATGCAAGAAGATAAGAAACCTAGACCTGACGCGGATGGGTCCGAAAGTTGTTTAGATGCCTCTGTGAAACACCAATCTAATTTGAACACAAAGTCCTGTGAAGGATTTACTGCAATGAAACTAAACCAGAAAGACACAAGAGAATATACCCATAGGAAGGATATGAGGCAACAGTCAA CAGAGGGTGGAGAAAGCTCAAAGAAAGTCACTTTTGTCCTGGTGCCTGAGCTAATCAATGACTCAACCCTGTCTGAGGCCAGTACCTCCATGGAGTCCAGGACAGAGATAAGTATGTCAG ATGCTGAGCTGAGCTCTCACGATGAGACCAACACCGCTGATATGATTGACCAGATGTTCGAGGAGGTGCTGGACTATGCTGGAAGGATGGAGGAGAAGAGGGTGAATGAAGACACTGAGGACCACGACAGTGGCATTGGCGTTTTCTCTGGAGACAAAGAGAAGCTGGACACTGAGTCCGAGAAGGAGAAAAGTGAAGAAGACAGGGAGTCAAAAGCAAAAGAGTGTGACGAGAGCAAGCAGCTTGAAAGCAACGGTGATGAGCTGCTGACTTTTCCTAGCAGCGgcatcctctctcctctcagcAGGTCTGTAGAGGCTGTGGTCACCCCTCTG CGACTGGCAGCGAGCCAGGAATCTAATCCTCCCTCTTTGGTCTTGACTCCAGAAGAGACTAACACCCCTCTTGCTGAATCTGCTCCTCTATACAG TATCGATGCTTACcgcacacaaagacaaaaaaagctgCCCACCATTCAGAGTGTCACTCCAGGGGTTCAGAGACAAGCTCCAGAGAAGTCCCAACCTCAACCCTTTGTCAACACCAAGAAGAAAATTGCG GCTCTGAATGAAGAAGCAGGGAAGCTGCAGTCTGTGATCAGCCAAACCCTGCAGGCTCTGAGCTGCTGTACTGATGAGGAGCATGGACGTGGCTCGCTGGAGGAGGCTGAAGCTGAGAAACTGCTGTTGGTCTCCA GTGAGAAACGCTCTGCCCTTCTGGCCGAGGTGGTCAGactgagggaggagaggaacTCAGAAGATGCAGCAGAAGAGGACAAGGAGGATGTTTCCCAGCAGGCCTGCAGAGGGACTGTCGCCATCACAAACATTCAGCTGCCTCTTAAGGTGGAATTTGTGTGCTCCTCACACAACCGCACAG gTCGGCCGAGTCACTACTTTTTTGTGCTGATCCGCTACGGGCCCTGCAACATTGTGGCCACCCCGCTGGCCACGGCTGCTGATGCTCAGAATGGAGACACCATCTCCTTCCCTACCTCTGTCACTCT GAAGGATATCCGCTCACACTTTGAGATTGATGTGGAAGTCTACAGTCTG TCCCACACTTCAGCTACTAACTGCAGCATGGACCGGACCACCACCAAGTCTCGG GTCACACCAAGAAAGCTTCTGAACACTATCTCA agAGCCAGTAACAGTCAAACAT CTGGTGCTCTTCCTGCTCTCAACACTCGTCGCTCCAGCAACTTTTGTCTGGTGGGCTCTCATAAGATCACCTTAGCCTCACTGGGACACAGCAAGTTCCCTCTGGATAAG ATGAAACTCGAAGGCAAAATCAGGAAACTGCTGGGAGATGAATTTCAGGAAAAG GTGCCTTTTCTCTCACCTCTAGAGGGCAACATCTACCTGCAACTGGACAGCGAAGGCCACTCTAATGTACAGCACCAAGGCTTCCTG ACGATGTTTGAGATGATCAGTGGATACGGTGTGTGGCATCGCAGATATTTTGTTCTGGTTGGATGCCAAATGGACTACTGGAACCACCCCAATGACAAAGAAACTAAG GAAGCAGAGGGCAGCATTTCTCTGTCCAGCTCCCCCTTTCAGAGTGTGAGGCCTGTGAAGAGGGACTCATGTGCTCGACCTTTCACCTTTGAGCTGGTGAGCAACATCGAACAGCAGCAGGACTCCAGCCAGGACGCCTTGGCCAG GTTTTCAGCTGACACCAAACTGGAGGGATTGGACTGGATGGAGAAACTCAGTCAAGCTCTTTTGGACTTTCACACATGGAACCGAACATCAGCAACCAAAACAGCGAGTCAGCAGTCCAACACGTCCATCGGTGCGACCCTGAGGGAGAGCATACTGTAA